The Pseudarthrobacter sulfonivorans genome includes a window with the following:
- the ilvA gene encoding threonine ammonia-lyase — MNTLETLPVTLDDVLEAQRLLEGIIMRTPVESSRALGRMVGGDVFFKCENLQRAGSFKVRGAYVRMAKLSAEDKKRGVVAASAGNHAQGVAVAAKSLGIKARIYMPLGVALPKLAATRSHGAEVILHGHNVDEALAEAQRYADESGMVFVHPFDNVDVVSGQGTVGLEILEQIPNVDTVLMGVGGGGLLAGVAVAIKARARELGREIRIIGVQAENAAAYPPSLAADALVPLKKVSTMADGIAVGRPGQLPFSIIRELVDDVVTVSEDSLARALIFLLERAKMVVEPAGAVGVAALMDGKIENPGTTAVILSGGNIDPMLMLKVIQRGLSAAGRYMTVRMMLDDRPGSLATIARIIAENDANVTGLDHTRVGGSISMGDVSITVNLETKGHEHCEQVLGALRAEGFQPIVVH; from the coding sequence GTGAACACCCTTGAAACCCTTCCCGTCACGCTGGACGATGTCCTGGAGGCGCAGAGGCTGCTCGAGGGGATTATTATGCGGACCCCGGTGGAATCGTCACGGGCCCTGGGCAGGATGGTTGGCGGCGACGTCTTCTTCAAGTGCGAAAACCTGCAGCGGGCCGGATCGTTCAAGGTCCGCGGTGCCTATGTGCGCATGGCCAAGCTCTCGGCTGAGGATAAGAAACGCGGTGTTGTGGCCGCGTCAGCCGGAAACCACGCACAGGGCGTGGCCGTAGCCGCCAAAAGCCTGGGCATCAAGGCCCGCATCTACATGCCGCTGGGCGTAGCCCTCCCGAAACTGGCGGCCACGCGCAGCCACGGTGCGGAGGTGATCCTCCACGGCCACAACGTGGATGAGGCCCTCGCCGAGGCGCAGCGCTACGCCGATGAGTCCGGCATGGTCTTTGTGCACCCTTTCGACAATGTTGATGTGGTGTCCGGCCAGGGAACCGTCGGCCTGGAAATTCTCGAGCAGATCCCCAATGTGGACACCGTCCTGATGGGTGTGGGTGGCGGCGGGCTGCTGGCCGGCGTCGCTGTAGCCATCAAGGCCCGGGCCAGGGAACTTGGGCGGGAAATCCGCATCATCGGTGTCCAGGCCGAAAACGCCGCGGCCTATCCGCCGTCCCTCGCCGCCGACGCCCTGGTTCCGCTGAAGAAGGTGTCCACGATGGCTGACGGCATCGCCGTGGGCCGGCCCGGACAGCTGCCCTTCAGCATCATCCGTGAGCTCGTGGACGATGTTGTCACCGTCAGCGAGGATTCCCTGGCGCGGGCCCTGATCTTCCTGCTGGAACGGGCCAAGATGGTGGTGGAACCCGCCGGAGCCGTGGGGGTTGCCGCCTTGATGGACGGCAAGATCGAAAACCCCGGCACCACGGCCGTGATCCTGTCCGGCGGCAACATCGATCCGATGTTGATGCTCAAAGTCATCCAGCGGGGCCTGTCCGCCGCCGGGCGCTACATGACCGTCCGGATGATGCTGGATGACCGGCCCGGTTCGCTGGCCACCATCGCCCGCATCATCGCCGAAAACGATGCGAACGTCACGGGCCTGGACCACACCCGTGTTGGCGGCTCCATCAGCATGGGCGACGTTTCCATCACCGTGAACCTCGAAACCAAGGGCCACGAACATTGCGAGCAGGTCCTCGGCGCCCTTCGTGCCGAGGGTTTCCAGCCCATTGTGGTGCATTAG
- a CDS encoding AI-2E family transporter: MTPAEDATPSDAKPTGTAPDTVRPVETVRPARVRADRELEQDIPYGIRIAASWAWRIGLILLVASALIWLLSRISFLIIPVMVAALLAGLLSPVVRWLRSRRLPNGAAVAITVLGFIGVIAGALALVGRQLASGFGELWSQALTGVKQIQDWLAEGPLHLTADQIDQYLKEASAALQNNSSSILSGALSFGSTAGHFAAGMVLALFILIFFLLEGDRIWAFLVRLLPKKARAATFGAGRKGWASMVSYARIQMFVAFVDAVGIGAGAAIIGVPLALPLSVLVFIGSFIPVVGALVTGAIAVLLALVANGPVNALIMLAIVLLVQQLESHILQPLVMGKAVALHPVAVILSVAAGSYLAGIPGALFSVPILAVANSAIRYIAARTWEHEQVLATPGGPVTPGPDHDDSIRDVRLPGFKPKRGKDAAASTEAANPDAQA, translated from the coding sequence ATGACGCCAGCCGAGGACGCCACCCCATCCGATGCAAAGCCCACAGGCACGGCGCCGGATACGGTCCGGCCGGTGGAAACTGTCCGCCCGGCCCGGGTGCGCGCGGACCGGGAGCTTGAGCAGGACATTCCCTACGGTATCCGGATCGCTGCGTCGTGGGCCTGGCGGATCGGTCTCATCCTTCTTGTGGCCAGCGCCCTGATTTGGCTGCTCAGCCGGATCAGCTTCCTGATTATCCCCGTTATGGTGGCCGCACTGCTGGCCGGGCTGCTGAGCCCGGTAGTGCGCTGGCTGCGGAGCAGGCGCCTGCCAAACGGCGCCGCGGTGGCCATCACGGTGCTGGGGTTCATCGGTGTGATTGCTGGCGCCCTTGCCCTGGTGGGACGCCAGCTGGCTTCAGGTTTCGGCGAATTGTGGTCCCAGGCGCTGACGGGCGTGAAGCAGATCCAGGACTGGCTGGCCGAAGGACCCCTGCACCTCACCGCCGACCAGATCGACCAGTACCTCAAGGAAGCGTCCGCCGCACTCCAGAACAACAGCAGCAGCATCCTCAGCGGTGCGTTGTCGTTCGGCAGCACCGCGGGCCACTTCGCCGCGGGAATGGTGCTGGCCCTGTTCATCCTGATCTTCTTCCTGCTCGAAGGCGACAGGATCTGGGCCTTCCTGGTCCGCCTCCTCCCGAAGAAAGCGCGTGCGGCAACGTTCGGTGCCGGACGCAAGGGCTGGGCTTCCATGGTCAGCTACGCACGGATCCAGATGTTTGTTGCGTTTGTTGACGCGGTAGGCATCGGCGCCGGCGCGGCCATCATCGGGGTGCCGCTGGCCCTGCCCCTGAGCGTGCTTGTGTTCATCGGTTCCTTTATCCCGGTAGTCGGTGCCCTGGTGACCGGGGCCATCGCCGTACTCCTGGCCCTGGTGGCCAACGGGCCGGTCAACGCCCTGATCATGCTGGCTATCGTCCTGCTGGTCCAGCAGCTGGAGAGCCACATCCTGCAACCCCTCGTGATGGGCAAGGCCGTGGCCCTGCACCCGGTGGCGGTCATCCTCTCTGTGGCGGCGGGTTCGTACCTTGCGGGCATCCCCGGCGCGCTGTTCTCAGTCCCCATCCTCGCCGTAGCAAACTCCGCAATTCGCTACATCGCGGCCAGAACGTGGGAACATGAACAGGTGCTGGCAACCCCCGGAGGGCCGGTGACGCCAGGCCCGGACCATGATGACTCCATCAGGGACGTCCGGTTGCCGGGCTTCAAGCCCAAGCGCGGCAAGGACGCCGCAGCCAGCACAGAAGCAGCCAATCCGGACGCCCAGGCCTGA
- a CDS encoding aldose 1-epimerase family protein, translating into MTSSATPDASIPAGFQTYATGRQYELRRGDAFAVVTELAAGLRLYSRAGVQLTETYGDAEISPGAAGITLAPWANRVEDGVWYLDGKKQQLDITEVSRNNASHGLLRNSAYSLVDESQYSVTLEATVFPQHGYPFLVRHRVQYLLAEDLGLEVRQTLINDSNAPAPFVLGAHPYLRLGDADVDQLTLTVAAGIRLVADRRLIPRSSEPVSGDSDFRSGQRVGDLEIDVALTDLTFDGGAARHVLSAPDGRSVTLWQDESCGYVHIFVTTELPGRPRAVAIEPMTGPANAFNSGDGLRWLSAGETFTMAWGIDAVLGGAG; encoded by the coding sequence ATGACTTCGAGCGCAACCCCGGACGCGAGCATTCCCGCCGGATTCCAGACCTACGCCACCGGCCGGCAGTACGAACTCCGCAGGGGTGACGCGTTCGCAGTTGTGACTGAGTTGGCGGCCGGCCTGCGGCTTTACAGCCGCGCCGGTGTCCAGCTCACCGAGACCTATGGGGACGCCGAGATTTCCCCCGGCGCCGCCGGGATCACCCTCGCCCCCTGGGCAAACAGGGTGGAGGACGGGGTCTGGTACCTGGACGGTAAGAAGCAGCAGCTGGACATCACGGAGGTTTCCCGGAACAACGCCAGTCATGGACTGCTCCGCAACTCCGCCTACAGCCTGGTTGATGAATCGCAATATTCCGTGACCCTCGAGGCGACGGTCTTCCCGCAGCATGGCTACCCCTTCCTCGTGCGCCACCGGGTCCAGTACCTTCTCGCTGAGGACCTTGGCCTGGAAGTCCGCCAGACGCTGATCAACGATTCCAACGCGCCAGCGCCGTTCGTCCTGGGCGCCCACCCATACCTGCGGCTGGGCGACGCGGACGTGGACCAGCTCACCCTGACCGTCGCCGCCGGCATCCGCCTGGTGGCGGACCGGCGCCTGATCCCGCGGAGCTCGGAGCCCGTCAGCGGGGACAGTGACTTCCGCAGCGGCCAAAGAGTGGGGGACCTTGAGATCGATGTAGCCCTCACTGACCTGACGTTCGACGGCGGTGCGGCCCGCCATGTGCTCAGCGCACCTGACGGCCGCAGTGTCACGTTATGGCAGGACGAATCCTGCGGCTACGTCCACATCTTTGTGACAACTGAGCTGCCCGGCAGGCCCAGGGCGGTGGCCATCGAACCCATGACCGGTCCGGCCAACGCCTTCAACTCGGGTGACGGGCTGCGGTGGCTTTCGGCCGGGGAAACGTTCACGATGGCCTGGGGGATCGATGCTGTCCTGGGCGGGGCCGGGTAG
- the galT gene encoding galactose-1-phosphate uridylyltransferase, which translates to MTGITTTTLADGRELIYFDDGATAKSRTAATTTDHRPLPERGEPGEVRFDALTDEWVAVAAHRQSRTHLPPADQCPICPTTPNNPSEIPAPDYDVVVFENRFPSLGPAVGPVPSTPAWGTTGPAYGRCEVVAFTPEHTGSFSGLGEARARTVVEAWAHRTEVLSKLPGIKQVFPFENRGADIGVTLHHPHGQIYAYPYVTPRAGVIGAVARKFYDGSDGRQTLTGSLLRAEREDGSRMVMEGENFSAYVPFASRWPLEIHLVPHRQVPDLAALSGEEKDELAHVYLDLLKRLDALYPTPTPYISAWHQAPLDDLLRPASYLHLQLTSPRRAADKLKFLAGSEAAMGAFINDTTPESVAERLRAVVVPESSPVPAATAPAALGALPEGVHA; encoded by the coding sequence ATGACAGGTATCACCACCACCACGCTCGCCGATGGCCGGGAGCTGATTTATTTCGACGACGGCGCCACCGCCAAGTCCCGCACGGCGGCCACCACCACCGATCACCGGCCCTTGCCCGAGCGCGGCGAGCCTGGCGAAGTACGCTTCGATGCCCTCACCGACGAGTGGGTGGCCGTCGCGGCGCACCGGCAGTCCCGCACCCACCTCCCGCCTGCGGACCAGTGCCCCATCTGCCCCACCACACCGAACAACCCCTCCGAAATCCCCGCGCCCGACTACGACGTTGTGGTGTTTGAAAACCGCTTCCCGTCGCTGGGCCCGGCAGTGGGCCCAGTGCCGTCCACTCCGGCCTGGGGCACCACCGGACCCGCGTACGGACGCTGCGAAGTAGTGGCGTTCACTCCCGAGCACACGGGATCGTTCAGTGGCCTGGGTGAGGCCCGCGCCCGGACTGTGGTTGAGGCGTGGGCGCACCGCACCGAAGTCCTCAGCAAACTGCCGGGGATCAAACAGGTGTTCCCGTTCGAAAACCGCGGGGCCGACATCGGCGTCACCCTCCACCACCCGCACGGCCAGATCTATGCATACCCTTACGTCACGCCCCGGGCAGGGGTCATCGGAGCGGTCGCACGCAAGTTCTATGATGGGTCCGACGGGCGGCAGACGCTCACGGGCTCGCTGCTGCGGGCGGAACGCGAGGACGGGAGCCGAATGGTGATGGAGGGCGAGAATTTCAGCGCCTACGTACCGTTCGCATCCCGCTGGCCGCTGGAAATCCATTTGGTGCCGCACCGGCAGGTACCCGACCTGGCCGCCTTGAGCGGTGAGGAAAAGGATGAACTGGCCCATGTCTACCTTGACCTGCTCAAACGGCTCGATGCCCTGTATCCGACGCCGACGCCCTACATTTCCGCCTGGCACCAGGCCCCTCTTGACGACCTCCTCCGCCCCGCCAGCTACCTGCACCTCCAGCTGACGTCGCCCCGCCGGGCAGCGGACAAGCTCAAGTTCCTGGCCGGCTCCGAAGCCGCCATGGGCGCCTTTATCAATGACACCACCCCGGAAAGCGTGGCGGAACGGCTCCGTGCCGTGGTGGTTCCGGAGTCCAGCCCCGTCCCTGCAGCAACCGCCCCTGCTGCTCTGGGGGCCCTGCCTGAAGGAGTACACGCGTGA
- the galK gene encoding galactokinase, with translation MGTAQPGTADLAARFEQEFGRLPDGVWQAPGRVNLIGEHTDYNEGFVLPFAIDKTARVAVGVRPDSTVRLLSTYGDHGMVTADLGSLDAASAKGWTKYPLGVMWALQQQGIAVPGVDLLLDSNVPLGAGLSSSHAIECAVISALNDLTGAGLEPEEMVLATQRAENDFVGAPTGIMDQSASLRGSKGHAVFLDCRDQSVQLVPFETEPAGLVMLVIDTNVSHSHADGGYASRRASCELGAEVLGVKALRDVRMEDLEEAAGLLDEVTYRRVRHIVTENDRVLQTVELLASAGPGSIGALLDASHVSMRDDFEISCPELDLAVATSRANGAIGARMTGGGFGGAAIALTPVTSEQQVRAAVVRAFEEAGYTAPDIFTVTPAAGAMRIS, from the coding sequence GTGGGCACAGCGCAGCCCGGCACGGCGGACCTGGCCGCCCGCTTTGAGCAGGAATTCGGCAGGCTGCCCGACGGCGTCTGGCAGGCACCGGGACGCGTAAACCTCATCGGCGAGCACACCGACTACAACGAGGGTTTTGTGCTCCCGTTCGCGATCGACAAGACCGCCCGGGTGGCTGTCGGAGTCCGTCCGGACTCCACGGTCAGGCTCCTGTCCACTTACGGCGACCACGGCATGGTCACCGCCGACCTCGGCTCTTTGGACGCGGCTTCCGCCAAGGGCTGGACGAAGTATCCGCTCGGAGTGATGTGGGCGTTGCAGCAGCAGGGCATCGCCGTTCCGGGGGTGGACCTGCTGCTCGATTCCAACGTCCCCCTGGGCGCCGGCCTGTCCTCATCGCACGCCATCGAATGCGCGGTCATCTCAGCCCTGAATGACCTGACGGGAGCGGGGCTTGAACCCGAGGAGATGGTCCTCGCCACCCAGCGCGCCGAGAACGACTTTGTCGGCGCGCCGACGGGCATCATGGACCAGTCAGCGTCGCTGCGCGGATCCAAGGGGCACGCAGTCTTCCTGGACTGCCGCGATCAGAGCGTTCAGCTGGTTCCCTTCGAAACAGAACCTGCAGGGCTGGTGATGCTGGTGATCGATACCAACGTCTCCCACTCCCATGCCGACGGCGGGTATGCGTCCCGTCGCGCGTCCTGCGAACTGGGCGCCGAGGTCCTGGGCGTCAAGGCACTGCGTGACGTCCGGATGGAGGACCTGGAAGAAGCCGCCGGCCTCCTGGACGAGGTCACCTACCGGCGCGTGCGCCATATCGTGACCGAAAACGACCGCGTGCTGCAGACCGTGGAGCTGCTGGCCAGTGCGGGCCCCGGTTCCATCGGCGCGCTGCTGGACGCCAGTCACGTTTCCATGCGGGACGACTTTGAAATCTCCTGCCCGGAACTGGATCTGGCGGTGGCCACCTCCCGCGCCAACGGCGCAATCGGCGCCCGGATGACCGGCGGTGGCTTCGGCGGTGCCGCCATCGCGCTCACCCCGGTGACGTCGGAGCAGCAGGTGCGCGCCGCCGTCGTGCGTGCCTTCGAAGAAGCCGGCTACACGGCCCCTGACATCTTCACGGTGACCCCGGCAGCGGGAGCCATGCGCATTTCGTAG
- a CDS encoding Bax inhibitor-1/YccA family protein: MALGGNPIFNGKNFRGATQAPRVPQAPYGQAQYGQRAPGQVMDPQNGWGQQQNMTDEQLRQMYNQPAAGPADTGRMTYDDVIVKTAACLGVLLAGAAVTLFVSMGLASILMIVGALGGFVLALVNTFKKQPSPALILAYAGLEGLFLGGLTRVLDLMYPGVGLQAVIGTLSVFTVTLLLFKSGKVRASPKAMKFFMIALVGYGLFSVVNLVMMMTGMTTEPFGLRSGIIGVVIGILAIGLAAFSLVMDFTSIEAGVQSGAPQRFSWTAAFGLTVTLVWLYVEIIRVLAILRGED, encoded by the coding sequence ATGGCACTTGGCGGAAACCCGATCTTCAACGGAAAGAATTTCCGTGGAGCAACGCAGGCACCGCGTGTCCCGCAGGCACCCTACGGACAGGCACAGTATGGCCAGCGGGCTCCCGGCCAGGTCATGGATCCCCAGAATGGTTGGGGCCAGCAGCAGAACATGACCGATGAGCAGCTGCGCCAGATGTACAACCAGCCGGCCGCAGGTCCCGCGGACACCGGCCGGATGACCTACGACGACGTCATCGTCAAGACAGCGGCGTGCCTCGGAGTCCTGCTGGCCGGTGCCGCGGTGACCCTGTTCGTCAGCATGGGGCTGGCCAGCATCCTGATGATCGTCGGTGCGCTGGGCGGCTTCGTCCTGGCACTGGTCAACACGTTCAAGAAGCAGCCTTCACCGGCCCTGATCCTGGCCTATGCCGGGCTCGAAGGCCTGTTCCTCGGCGGCCTCACCCGCGTGCTCGATCTGATGTACCCGGGAGTCGGCCTGCAGGCCGTCATCGGCACGCTGTCCGTGTTCACCGTGACGTTGCTCCTGTTCAAGAGCGGCAAGGTGCGCGCCTCTCCCAAGGCCATGAAGTTCTTTATGATCGCCTTGGTGGGTTACGGCCTGTTCTCCGTGGTCAACCTGGTCATGATGATGACGGGTATGACGACGGAACCCTTCGGCCTGCGCAGCGGCATCATTGGTGTTGTCATCGGCATCCTGGCCATTGGCCTGGCCGCGTTCTCCCTGGTCATGGACTTCACCAGCATCGAAGCCGGCGTGCAGAGCGGCGCACCGCAGCGCTTCTCCTGGACCGCGGCCTTCGGCCTGACGGTCACCCTGGTCTGGCTCTACGTGGAGATCATCCGCGTCCTGGCCATCCTCCGCGGCGAGGACTGA
- a CDS encoding branched-chain amino acid ABC transporter permease, which yields MGAVFASVVAILLVVAPASQATSPSPTPSPSITTFQNNISGFLRDDARAPIADVTITARSGDFEGTATSAANGSWSIGVPVQGTYEIELDESTLPEGIKLAEGQENPRSVTFSQTSNLSVIFAFGEGIVVQQQDFGQNLVNRLVAGLSFGLLLALASVGLSLIFGTTGLTNFAHGEMVTLGAVLVFAFNAIGLPFWLALILSLLGGGLFGYIQDAGLWKPLRRRGTGLVPMMIVSIGLALAVRYVIQFYFGGATQQLPFAQSAEIQLGPISISPNNLWSLIVSAVVIALLGIVLLKTRLGKATRAVADNPALAAASGIDVDSVIRIVWVTGGMLASLGGILWAYYRPGVTFDMGSQILLLIFAGVTLGGLGTVFGALIGSIIVGIFVELTTVFGLAADLKYVGALFIMIVVLLFRPQGILGRRERVG from the coding sequence ATAGGGGCCGTCTTTGCCTCTGTCGTGGCGATACTGCTCGTCGTCGCCCCGGCATCACAAGCCACTTCGCCGTCTCCGACACCATCCCCGTCGATTACGACCTTCCAGAACAACATCAGCGGCTTCCTTCGGGATGACGCGCGCGCCCCCATCGCCGATGTGACCATAACCGCCAGGAGCGGGGACTTCGAAGGGACCGCCACATCCGCGGCCAACGGGTCCTGGAGCATTGGCGTCCCGGTCCAGGGCACTTATGAGATCGAGCTGGACGAATCGACCCTGCCAGAGGGCATCAAGCTCGCGGAAGGCCAGGAAAACCCCCGCAGTGTAACGTTCAGCCAGACCTCCAACCTCTCCGTGATTTTCGCCTTCGGCGAAGGGATCGTTGTCCAGCAACAGGACTTCGGCCAGAACCTCGTCAACCGGCTCGTGGCGGGGCTGAGCTTTGGCCTCCTGCTGGCGCTGGCTTCCGTGGGACTTTCCCTGATCTTCGGAACCACAGGCCTGACGAACTTCGCCCATGGGGAAATGGTCACCCTGGGCGCCGTGCTGGTCTTCGCCTTTAACGCTATAGGACTCCCTTTCTGGCTGGCCTTGATCCTTTCGCTCCTCGGCGGCGGCCTCTTCGGCTATATCCAGGACGCCGGGCTCTGGAAGCCGCTTCGCCGCCGCGGAACGGGCCTCGTGCCCATGATGATCGTCAGCATCGGCCTCGCCCTTGCCGTCCGCTATGTCATCCAGTTCTACTTTGGCGGCGCCACGCAGCAACTGCCCTTTGCGCAGAGCGCGGAAATCCAGCTCGGCCCTATATCCATCTCGCCCAACAACCTCTGGTCCCTGATTGTCAGCGCAGTGGTCATTGCCCTGTTGGGGATCGTCCTGCTGAAGACCCGGCTGGGCAAGGCAACCCGGGCGGTGGCCGACAATCCTGCACTGGCCGCCGCTTCCGGCATCGATGTCGACTCGGTCATCCGGATCGTCTGGGTTACCGGCGGCATGCTCGCCTCCCTCGGCGGAATCCTGTGGGCCTACTACCGGCCCGGCGTGACCTTCGACATGGGTTCGCAGATCCTGCTGCTCATCTTCGCCGGTGTGACCCTCGGCGGCCTCGGCACCGTCTTTGGCGCCCTCATTGGGTCCATCATCGTCGGCATCTTCGTAGAGCTGACCACCGTTTTCGGCCTCGCTGCCGACCTCAAGTATGTGGGAGCACTGTTCATCATGATTGTTGTCCTCTTGTTCCGGCCCCAGGGCATCCTGGGTCGTCGCGAGCGCGTGGGTTAG
- a CDS encoding branched-chain amino acid ABC transporter permease, which translates to MDFGFILSSAAGELFSPTTAAYALAALGLAVHFGYSGLLNFGQAGFMAVGAYGFAISTLTFGVPFFVGLVIAVICSAIFAMLLGIPTLRLRADYLAIVTIAAAEIVRYIVTTNQLTAVTGSANGLAAFEGGFYAMNPFPAGSYMGMNNRDFFIRVVGWGLVIICCTLVWLLMRSPWGRVLKGIREDENAVRSLGKNVYAYKMQALIMGGVLGALAGMIFTLPRGAVQPANYGTELTFFLYTCLLLGGLGTVLGPVIGAMIFWVVLSLTQGILYGLIESGAVTWLNTVQAGQLRYILVGVALMLLMIFRPQGVFGNKKELAFA; encoded by the coding sequence ATGGATTTCGGATTCATTCTCTCCAGCGCCGCCGGCGAACTCTTCAGCCCGACTACCGCGGCCTATGCCCTTGCGGCCCTCGGGCTGGCAGTCCACTTCGGCTACTCAGGCCTGCTGAACTTTGGCCAGGCCGGCTTTATGGCTGTGGGCGCCTACGGCTTCGCCATCTCGACGCTCACCTTTGGCGTGCCCTTCTTTGTGGGACTGGTCATCGCCGTGATCTGCTCGGCCATCTTCGCGATGCTCTTGGGCATACCGACGCTGCGGCTGCGCGCGGACTACCTGGCTATCGTCACGATCGCGGCCGCGGAAATCGTCCGCTACATTGTCACGACCAACCAGCTGACCGCCGTGACCGGATCGGCCAACGGCCTGGCCGCCTTCGAAGGCGGGTTCTACGCCATGAACCCGTTCCCGGCGGGCTCGTACATGGGCATGAACAACCGGGACTTCTTCATCCGCGTCGTCGGCTGGGGCCTCGTCATCATCTGCTGCACCCTGGTGTGGCTGCTGATGAGGAGCCCATGGGGCCGCGTACTCAAGGGCATCCGCGAGGACGAAAACGCGGTCAGGTCCCTCGGCAAGAACGTGTACGCCTACAAAATGCAGGCCCTCATCATGGGTGGCGTGCTCGGCGCCCTGGCGGGCATGATCTTTACGCTCCCCCGCGGCGCAGTCCAACCGGCCAACTATGGCACCGAACTGACGTTCTTCCTGTACACCTGCCTGCTGCTCGGCGGCCTCGGCACGGTGCTGGGACCCGTCATCGGCGCGATGATCTTCTGGGTAGTACTGTCCCTCACACAGGGCATCCTGTACGGCCTGATCGAATCCGGCGCCGTCACCTGGCTCAACACAGTCCAGGCCGGCCAGCTGCGTTACATCCTTGTGGGTGTCGCACTGATGCTGCTGATGATCTTCAGGCCCCAGGGCGTCTTCGGTAACAAGAAGGAGCTGGCGTTCGCATGA
- a CDS encoding ABC transporter ATP-binding protein, whose amino-acid sequence MSTHSEEPRPSEEIDYMTDTRPIAAGDTAPGCKKRDPIVVAENVTRSFGGINAVDVEYLEIPRHKITALIGPNGAGKTTLFNLLTGFDMPNSGKWQFEGNSLAGISPYKVARMGMVRTFQLTKVMGKLTVMENMRLGGSEQPGERLSKALFKGLWGGREKEITAQANVLLEKFKLDAKKDDYAASLSGGQRKLLEMARSLMVRPKLVMLDEPMAGVNPALTQSLLDHIKNLKAEGMTVLFVEHDMNMVRHIADWVVVMAEGKIVAEGPPGEVMKNPAVIDAYLGAHHDVDLGDTEGIKELAAELEADEESIVGTENAGIIAIDVLEQELEENRAEERRRREKDTE is encoded by the coding sequence ATGAGCACGCATAGCGAAGAACCCCGTCCGTCGGAGGAAATTGACTACATGACGGACACGCGTCCGATCGCCGCCGGGGACACCGCTCCCGGCTGCAAGAAGCGCGATCCGATCGTGGTGGCGGAAAACGTCACCCGCAGCTTCGGCGGCATCAACGCCGTCGACGTCGAATACCTGGAGATCCCGCGGCACAAGATCACAGCGCTGATCGGCCCGAACGGTGCAGGTAAGACCACGCTCTTCAATCTGCTGACCGGATTCGATATGCCGAACTCGGGCAAATGGCAGTTCGAAGGCAACAGCCTCGCCGGCATTTCACCTTACAAAGTGGCACGGATGGGGATGGTGAGGACCTTCCAGCTGACAAAGGTCATGGGAAAGCTCACCGTCATGGAGAACATGCGGCTCGGCGGCTCGGAACAGCCCGGTGAGCGCCTCTCCAAGGCCCTGTTCAAGGGCCTCTGGGGCGGCCGGGAAAAGGAGATCACTGCCCAGGCGAACGTCCTGCTTGAGAAGTTCAAGCTGGACGCCAAGAAGGACGACTACGCTGCCTCCCTTTCCGGAGGCCAGCGGAAACTCCTGGAAATGGCACGTTCCCTGATGGTCAGGCCCAAGCTGGTCATGCTGGACGAGCCCATGGCAGGCGTCAACCCGGCGCTGACCCAGTCCCTCCTGGACCACATCAAGAACCTCAAGGCGGAAGGCATGACCGTGCTTTTCGTGGAGCACGACATGAACATGGTGCGCCATATTGCCGACTGGGTGGTGGTGATGGCCGAAGGAAAAATCGTTGCCGAGGGCCCTCCTGGCGAAGTCATGAAGAATCCCGCCGTCATCGACGCTTACCTGGGAGCCCATCACGACGTGGACCTTGGCGACACCGAGGGCATCAAGGAACTTGCAGCCGAGCTGGAAGCGGATGAGGAGTCGATTGTCGGTACTGAGAACGCGGGCATCATCGCCATCGATGTGCTCGAGCAGGAGCTCGAGGAGAATCGTGCGGAAGAACGACGCCGCAGAGAAAAGGACACAGAATGA